AGCAACCTTACTGCAGTGCAGACGCCTCAATGCTTTGAGTTTAATAAACTTCTCGAGGCTCACGGCCGCGCAGCAGCAGATGGTAAAGAATACACCGACGACACAGAAATCTGGGGTGTATATTGCGGCCGTGTCCGTGTAACTCCAGGCGACGTAAATAATATAAAAATCACATATCCGTCAGATTTGGAAATCCTGAATCGAGTTCAGGATGACAGCGACTTACAAAATGACCAGGAGGTGCCGGATGATTCGAGTTGGGCTTGGTTATGATTTACATCGCCTCGTTGAGGGCAGACGTCTGATTCTTGGCGGCGTTGTTTTTGATTTTGAAAAAGGGGAGGACGGCCATTCTGACGGCGACGTTCTTCTTCATGCAATAACTGATGCACTTCTTGGTGCTGCCGGTCTTGGAGATATCGGTTCGTATTTTCCACCTGAGGATGCTAAGTGGAAGGATGCAGATTCTGCAGAATTGCTGAGAGCAGTGTGGAAAGATGTCCGCAATGCAGACTGGAAACTTGGAAACCTTGACTGCGTTATAAAACTTGAAAAACCAAAGTTCCTGCCTCATCGTCAGGAAGTAATAGAAAGTATTGCTGCCATCCTTGAAGTTGAAGCTTCTCAGGTCTTTGTTAAAGCAAAAACCGGCGAGAAACTCCCGCCGGTTGGTACATCAGATGCCATAGAGGCACAGGCAGTTTGCTTGCTTGAACGATAGGCGTATGGGCGGCTTGCATAGTCTCGCCGCTTGAGGCGTTTTCTGGTTGAGCCTAAAACGACCCGCTGTCGCAGCTCGTTTTTTAACGGCTCTTCTATTATAGCCTACTCCGGTAACTGAAGAATCAAATCAACTTCGTTTTCTGTAAGCTTTACATTTTCTGCAATTTCTGCAATTGTCCAGCCCTTACGCTTAAGGGTTCTTACAGTCTCGTTAATCTGAGGA
The Treponema bryantii DNA segment above includes these coding regions:
- the ispF gene encoding 2-C-methyl-D-erythritol 2,4-cyclodiphosphate synthase, whose protein sequence is MIRVGLGYDLHRLVEGRRLILGGVVFDFEKGEDGHSDGDVLLHAITDALLGAAGLGDIGSYFPPEDAKWKDADSAELLRAVWKDVRNADWKLGNLDCVIKLEKPKFLPHRQEVIESIAAILEVEASQVFVKAKTGEKLPPVGTSDAIEAQAVCLLER